One genomic region from Rosa rugosa chromosome 1, drRosRugo1.1, whole genome shotgun sequence encodes:
- the LOC133727963 gene encoding GDSL esterase/lipase EXL3-like, producing the protein MGDFMGGKPTGRFSNGRVPSDFIGEGFGLKEILPAYLDPNLQLQDLLTGVCFASAGSGYDPLTTKSQSVLSLSDQLNLFKEYKSKITAVVRNERTATLLSKSLFVLSIGSNDLALNYFSTPLRSAHYDIPAYTDFLLELASNFFQVIFDKHQQFPHLFRELQELYALGERVIEVASMSPIGCVPAQRTLGGAIERACDETENQVAILFNSKLSALINSLNKRLPEAQLIYVDIYNPLLSIIQEPAQNVVDKGCCGTGTVEFGSLCNKDTPSTCNDASKYIFWDGLHPIETAYKILTYAILKQLS; encoded by the exons ATGGGAGACTTTATGGGAGGAAAGCCTACCGGAAGATTTAGCAATGGAAGAGTCCCATCAGACTTCATTG GTGAAGGATTTGGATTGAAGGAGATTTTGCCGGCTTATCTGGATCCGAATTTGCAGCTTCAAGACCTACTTACTGGTGTATGTTTTGCCTCAGCAGGTTCAGGATATGACCCTCTTACTACCAAATCACag TCTGTCTTGTCGTTATCAGATCAATTAAACTTGTTCAAAGAATACAAAAGCAAGATAACCGCAGTAGTTAGGAATGAAAGAACAGCCACTCTACTATCAAAAAGCTTATTCGTTCTTTCGATAGGAAGCAACGACCTTGCACTTAATTATTTTTCTACACCACTGAGGAGCGCTCACTATGATATTCCAGCTtatac AGACTTCCTGCTTGAATTAGCTTCAAACTTCTTTCAGGTAATATTCGACAAACACCAACAGTTTCCCCACTTGTTTAGAGAGCTGCAG GAACTTTATGCACTGGGAGAAAGAGTGATTGAAGTAGCAAGTATGTcgccaattgggtgtgtaccaGCACAGAGAACACTAGGTGGAGCCATAGAGAGAGCCTGCGATGAGACTGAGAACCAAGTAGCAATCCTCTTCAACTCGAAGCTCTCCGCCCTTATAAACTCCCTCAATAAGAGACTTCCAGAAGCACAACTCATTTACGTTGACATATATAACCCTTTGTTGTCCATTATCCAAGAGCCTGCTCAAAATG TGGTGGATAAAGGATGCTGTGGAACAGGAACTGTTGAGTTCGGGTCTCTGTGTAACAAAGACACCCCGAGTACTTGCAACGATGCGTCCAAGTACATATTCTGGGATGGCCTTCATCCCATAGAAACAGCTTACAAGATCCTCACCTATGCAATATTAAAGCAATTAAGTTGA
- the LOC133724902 gene encoding GDSL esterase/lipase EXL3-like isoform X2 — protein MAFLSQILVPSSSSVKIFSVIAVIFLSHNVAAVTPATNKTTRAVFTFGDSIMDTGNNDYIISIAKGNFPPYGRDFVGGKPTGRFSNGKVASDFAAEMFGVKKILPAYLDPKLQLQDLLTGSVLSLPDQLDLFKKYKSKITAAVGNERTATILSKSISFLSMGSNDLAIDYFSTPLRSPHYDIPAYTDLMIESASNFLQELHALGARVIGVICIPPIGCLPAQRTLNGGIKRACYETGNQAATLFNSKLSLLIDSLNERLPEAHLMYLDSYSPALSLIQNPAQYGFEVVDKGCCGTGDLEIGPLCNKDTPGTCNDVSKYIFWDSFHPTEKAYRILTSIIFKGVKI, from the exons ATGGCTTTTCTCTCCCAAATACTGGTTCCTTCATCTtcatctgtcaaaattttctcaGTCATTGCAGTCATTTTCCTCTCCCATAATGTTGCTGCAGTAACACCAGCCACAAATAAAACAACTAGAGCAGTTTTTACTTTCGGAGATTCAATAATGGACACGGGCAATAATGACTACATCATTTCTATAGCCAAAGGCAATTTCCCACCTTATGGGAGAGACTTTGTGGGAGGAAAGCCTACCGGAAGATTTAGCAATGGAAAAGTCGCCTCAGATTTTGCTG CTGAAATGTTTGGAGTGAAGAAGATTTTGCCGGCTTATCTGGATCCGAAATTGCAGCTTCAAGACCTACTTACTGGT TCTGTCTTGTCACTACCAGATCAATTAGACTTgtttaaaaaatacaaaagcaAGATAACTGCAGCAGTTGGGAATGAAAGAACAGCCACTATACTGTCGAAAAGCATTTCCTTTCTTTCCATGGGAAGCAATGACCTTGCAATTGATTATTTTTCTACACCACTGAGGAGCCCTCACTATGATATTCCAGCTTATACAGATCTCATGATCGAATCAGCTTCAAATTTCTTGCAG GAACTTCATGCACTGGGAGCAAGAGTGATCGGAGTAATATGTATACCACCAATTGGGTGTTTGCCAGCACAGAGAACACTTAATGGAGGTATAAAGAGAGCGTGCTACGAAACCGGGAATCAAGCAGCAACCCTTTTCAACTCGAAGCTCTCCCTCCTTATAGATTCCCTCAATGAGAGACTTCCAGAAGCACACCTCATGTACCTTGATAGCTACAGCCCTGCGCTTTCCCTGATCCAAAACCCTGCTCAATATG GATTTGAAGTGGTGGATAAAGGATGCTGTGGAACAGGAGATCTTGAAATTGGCCCTCTGTGTAACAAAGACACCCCGGGTACTTGTAACGATGTGTCCAAGTACATATTCTGGGATAGCTTTCATCCTACAGAGAAGGCATACAGGATCCTCACCTCTATTATTTTCAAAGGAGTTAAGATATGA
- the LOC133724902 gene encoding GDSL esterase/lipase EXL3-like isoform X1, translating into MAFLSQILVPSSSSVKIFSVIAVIFLSHNVAAVTPATNKTTRAVFTFGDSIMDTGNNDYIISIAKGNFPPYGRDFVGGKPTGRFSNGKVASDFAAEMFGVKKILPAYLDPKLQLQDLLTGVCFASAGSGYDPLTAKLLSVLSLPDQLDLFKKYKSKITAAVGNERTATILSKSISFLSMGSNDLAIDYFSTPLRSPHYDIPAYTDLMIESASNFLQELHALGARVIGVICIPPIGCLPAQRTLNGGIKRACYETGNQAATLFNSKLSLLIDSLNERLPEAHLMYLDSYSPALSLIQNPAQYGFEVVDKGCCGTGDLEIGPLCNKDTPGTCNDVSKYIFWDSFHPTEKAYRILTSIIFKGVKI; encoded by the exons ATGGCTTTTCTCTCCCAAATACTGGTTCCTTCATCTtcatctgtcaaaattttctcaGTCATTGCAGTCATTTTCCTCTCCCATAATGTTGCTGCAGTAACACCAGCCACAAATAAAACAACTAGAGCAGTTTTTACTTTCGGAGATTCAATAATGGACACGGGCAATAATGACTACATCATTTCTATAGCCAAAGGCAATTTCCCACCTTATGGGAGAGACTTTGTGGGAGGAAAGCCTACCGGAAGATTTAGCAATGGAAAAGTCGCCTCAGATTTTGCTG CTGAAATGTTTGGAGTGAAGAAGATTTTGCCGGCTTATCTGGATCCGAAATTGCAGCTTCAAGACCTACTTACTGGTGTATGTTTTGCCTCAGCAGGATCAGGATATGACCCTCTCACTGCCAAATTACTT TCTGTCTTGTCACTACCAGATCAATTAGACTTgtttaaaaaatacaaaagcaAGATAACTGCAGCAGTTGGGAATGAAAGAACAGCCACTATACTGTCGAAAAGCATTTCCTTTCTTTCCATGGGAAGCAATGACCTTGCAATTGATTATTTTTCTACACCACTGAGGAGCCCTCACTATGATATTCCAGCTTATACAGATCTCATGATCGAATCAGCTTCAAATTTCTTGCAG GAACTTCATGCACTGGGAGCAAGAGTGATCGGAGTAATATGTATACCACCAATTGGGTGTTTGCCAGCACAGAGAACACTTAATGGAGGTATAAAGAGAGCGTGCTACGAAACCGGGAATCAAGCAGCAACCCTTTTCAACTCGAAGCTCTCCCTCCTTATAGATTCCCTCAATGAGAGACTTCCAGAAGCACACCTCATGTACCTTGATAGCTACAGCCCTGCGCTTTCCCTGATCCAAAACCCTGCTCAATATG GATTTGAAGTGGTGGATAAAGGATGCTGTGGAACAGGAGATCTTGAAATTGGCCCTCTGTGTAACAAAGACACCCCGGGTACTTGTAACGATGTGTCCAAGTACATATTCTGGGATAGCTTTCATCCTACAGAGAAGGCATACAGGATCCTCACCTCTATTATTTTCAAAGGAGTTAAGATATGA